The genomic DNA TGCACAGCTTCTTCGGCAACACCTCCACCAACGCGCACTCCACCATAACGAGCCTGCTGAACGCCGACAGCAGCTGCAATCCGCGAATCGACCTGTCGTCGTACTGGGTGCCGACCCTGTATGCCGACAACGTGCCGGTGGAGCCCACCGGCACCACCTTCTACTATCTCGGCGAAGGCGTGCGTGATGACGTGATCGCCCGCACCCAGCCCCTCCCGCTGGGTCTGAGAATCGTGGCCGGCAACGCCAAGGCGACGCAGCCCGACGACAGTACGATCTCGCGCTGGTCATGCCTGCACGCCGGGCAGGTCGGCGCCTCGAAGGACTTCGTCAACTGCCCGGCGGGCACGATGCTGGAGTCCTACCTGGACTTCCCGCACTGCTGGAACGGCAGGGACCTGGACTCCGCCGACCACAAGAGCCACATGGCCTATCCGGTGGCGGGCGACTGCCCGGCGTCGCACCCGGTGGTGGTGCCCAAGCTGCGCCAGGTTCTGCGCTATCCCGTCAACGGGGACCCGGCACGGTTCCGGCTGGCGTCCGGCCCCGGCTACACGATGCACGGTGACTTCTTCAACGCCTGGCCGGAGGCGGAGATGGAGCAGCGCGTGCGCGACTGCATCCGCCCGATCATCAAGTGCGGTGCCGACGGCCGTCCCTGACCCGTGAAACCGGGCTGACCCGCACCGTTCCACCGGGGACGGGACTCGGATGCCAGGTCCCGTCCCCGGGCCACGGGCTCGGCCCGGCGACGCCACCGCTGCGGGCTCCCGGTCCCTGGCCCCCGCGCCGCAACTGGAAGCACGGACGCAGGGCCGCTCTCCTGACGATCCGATCTCAGCCCGGGGCCATGCGACTGAGATGTTCCCAGGCCTGGTACAACCCGGTCCGGGCCCGGTTCAGCTCTTGAACCTGGTCATAGGATCGGCTGCCGACGATGAGCCGCCGGGGCGGGTCCGGCAGAGCGGCCAGTTCCATGATGACGGGAGCGGCCGTGCTCGGGTCCGGGCCGGCGTCGTCGCCCCACATCTCTGCCATTTCGGCGCGCAGGGCCTCGTAGTGCGGAAGAGGCTCGGTCGCGGTGGTGCCTGTGGTGAAAAGACCGGTGTCGTAGCCTCCCATCTCCACGATGGTGACCTTGATTCCGAACCGATCGACCTCCATCGCCAGCGCCTCGCTGAGCGAGTCCAGCGCCACTTTGCCCGCACCGTAGAAGCCGACGGAGGCCATGCCCCCGCCGCTGCCCATCGAGGTGACCTGCAGGATGCGGCCGGACCCCTGCGTGCGCAGGTGGGGCAGCACGGCCTGGGAAACCCAGACGGCGCCGAAGAAGTTCACGTCGAGATGAGCTCGAATCTGCTCCTCGGTGGCCTCCTCCACCATCCCGTACAACAGCCCGCCGGCGTTGTTGACCACGACATCGAGCCTTCCGAAGGCGGCCACCGCCCGCTCCACCCCTTCGAACACGGCTTGGCGGTCGGAGACATCCAGCGGAAGCCGGACCAGATCGTCCGGATGCTCACCGGCCAGATCATCGAGCGGCTCGATGTTGCGGGCAGCGGCCACCACACGATCCCCGGCGGCGAGTGCCTCTTCTGCGAACGCCCTGCCCAGCCCTCGGGAAGCACCGGTGATGAACCACACTCTGGCAGTCGTCATAGAATCCACCTCCTCGTGATGAGACGATACGTCTCGACTCGATTTTGATTGCCGAGGTCGCCATTGTCAAAACGAACCGTTCCGTCTTGTTAGGGTGCTAGTCTCGGTGTATGCCCAACGCCAAGAAGCCGGACAGTTCCCGGCGCAGCGAACGCTCACGCCAGGCGATCTTCGCGGCCACCCGCGCGATGATCTCCGAGGCGGGGTACGGCAAGGTCTCGATCGAGGCCATCGCCGCACGGGCGGGCGTCGGCAAGCAGACGATCTACCGGTGGTGGCCGTCCAAGGGCACCTTGATCTTCGACTCCATTCT from Streptosporangium sp. NBC_01756 includes the following:
- a CDS encoding DUF1996 domain-containing protein, encoding MTLLSTSLPAVTGQASAAEIPLSQGRSVSASSTENAAAPASAAVDGNGGTRWASAFSDPQWLQVDLGATATINKVVLNWENAYATAFTIQTSADGGSWTTVHTTTAGTGGNQTLNVSGSGRYVRMHATKRATQWGVSLWEFQVYGTGGSTQPPPGGGGPIVRVAEFLAECPYTHRLPDDPIVFPGLPGGSHMHSFFGNTSTNAHSTITSLLNADSSCNPRIDLSSYWVPTLYADNVPVEPTGTTFYYLGEGVRDDVIARTQPLPLGLRIVAGNAKATQPDDSTISRWSCLHAGQVGASKDFVNCPAGTMLESYLDFPHCWNGRDLDSADHKSHMAYPVAGDCPASHPVVVPKLRQVLRYPVNGDPARFRLASGPGYTMHGDFFNAWPEAEMEQRVRDCIRPIIKCGADGRP
- a CDS encoding SDR family NAD(P)-dependent oxidoreductase, which codes for MTTARVWFITGASRGLGRAFAEEALAAGDRVVAAARNIEPLDDLAGEHPDDLVRLPLDVSDRQAVFEGVERAVAAFGRLDVVVNNAGGLLYGMVEEATEEQIRAHLDVNFFGAVWVSQAVLPHLRTQGSGRILQVTSMGSGGGMASVGFYGAGKVALDSLSEALAMEVDRFGIKVTIVEMGGYDTGLFTTGTTATEPLPHYEALRAEMAEMWGDDAGPDPSTAAPVIMELAALPDPPRRLIVGSRSYDQVQELNRARTGLYQAWEHLSRMAPG